Part of the Nicotiana tabacum cultivar K326 chromosome 20, ASM71507v2, whole genome shotgun sequence genome, TTTTTCAGAGAACTATTCCACAAACGGGTCTCCTTCAGAGACAAGTTGTGTGGGTCAAAGACTATACTGAAACTTTGTGTGCATCAGCTAACTgtgaaagttttagaatttcaGTTTGGTTGCTGGTGAAGAGGGTATGAAAACAGAATGGTGCAGCGGCAACTACCATGTTAAGGTCCATGACAAAATGATATGATCTTCCAATTGGGTTGACTACGCCTAAAGAATTTCCATGTCCAAAAAGAATAACACCACGCAACTCAAATATCCCTATGCACTATATGAGCAGCCAATACTTCTAAGGCAAGCCTGCAAAATGGttcatataattttttaattgttAGCAGTAGTGTCTGCGCCAACTTGCTCGCACCTAGACTATTTCACCGGGTACCTGCTATCTCCCACAGTACCTGGTGGTAACTCTACACACCAAGGAAATAGTTCATATTATTTCATTCAGGAGAAAGAAATCCAGGAAGTTTTCAAAATTAGATGACTGGATCAGTCGAGAAAAGCTAAGAAACTGAAACTATTAGAATGACACACTAACAGCAAGTAATCATGGCAGGACAAAATCTTTTCATTGGAGACATTGTTCCCAAAAACATTCACGGTTGATGGTTTACCATAATAGAACTAATGAAGTGCTGACAAAGACCTCCTTAGACTTCACTGGCTCTTTATATAATAGCGAACAACAATTGAACTTGTGAATGCATCTCGAACATAGTCAGAACAGTCTTAATGTTgttttatcaataaaatttacCTTCGCAACAAAAGAAATCTTTGAAAGGCCTTGGTATAACCAGTAGTCTTTTATGCTTTAGGTTTTAGATAGAAGGGATCCTTTCCACACTGGACATGACTGTGAATTGGAGGCAGAAAATAATAGGATCTCTTGGATAACAGAACTTCAACCTGGATTTATCTCTTGACTACCCATGACAATCCAATAGGAACTCTACAAGAATTAGGGAGAATAAGCCCTCATAATATTCTCTCCATTTGATGAATACAGATATTTAACCATTtgtttgaagtttcaaaattgCTATATGTCCCTCTGCTTCCATTAGCTTAACCAGGGTTTTACCTAGTTTTACTTTTTCACATTATAGAAATGAAATGCCCTGGGTCTCCTTTGCTTCCTTTCAAAGTCCTCCTAGTAAATTGAGTGGTTTTCCATAACAAAATAAAGTATCTCTTACTTCTCAATACCTCAGTAACTtgcacctttttcttttttgtcaaTACCCTACTAACTTTCATCCTTAAACACTTATTTGGTTTTCACATATTTCTGTACATTGTAGCAGTTCAAGATGACACAGCGCTTACAGCTTTCCCAGgcaaaaattatcaaaacaagATTATCATATATGGTTCTCACATCATTTGGTTCATCCTATTTCATGCTTCGCTCTTGGCTAGCACTAAAATGAACCCTGAATACTAAAAGAACCAACTAAATTGGAAGAAAAAGCGAACAACTCTATATGCCTGACATGTTAGAACCTTCCAGACTTCCAAAGTCACTGGTTGCAGAATGTGAATTTGATGGTTCACCACAAGGCATTTTTGTAAAGCAGAAATAGCATGTACTTACCTCAAAACCAAGTACTGACAGCTTCTCTTCATTAACAGAAAGAACACAGCTCCTATAAGTTACATAAGCATGCGATCCACTCTTTGACGTGGATGAATCATCCAGCAAATTTCTTTCTCTTACCGAGGAGGTAAGAGCTTGACCATTATGCTTCATCACATGTAGCCTTACTGCAGCATAAGTGTCCTCCAGAGCAGATCggttcttatttcctttattgCTGTTCACTTCCTTTGAACTAGCTTTAATCTCTACACACTTGAATGGGATACGATATCCAGTTTCACTGCACCTATACTTTTCATCATTCTACAGGAAAGAACATAGGGAAACATCACAAATCTACTAAAAAATCTAATCTAAACAAACCTTATTTTAACATCACTTTCGTTCACTTTTGTTACTTGAGACTATAACCAATTGCCATTCCCCTTCTCAGTTCTCCCAATACAGTTCAATAAGTGCTCCAGTTTACTTCCAACAATTTGATAGCTAACTATCTCACATAATATTTTGCTGCCAAACCAAATAGAATTACAATGTTCTATACTTCGAAATGATTTAAGTTTTGctctttcttaaactccatgaGTCAAACAAGCATCTATGTCATGGTCCTGAGATAGGAAATTGGCATTTAATCATCAATACAAACAACCTTTTTAAGCAGAAAATTAACACAAATAAACTTGTTATAAGCAACTCACAACCGTAGCAATAATCTCTATATAAGCACTAAGAATTTTAAATTACTCTATTGATCGCGAGGAATACTGCAGTTAAAAAGCCAAACTGAAACTCTCCGAGCTAGTTGATCATATAACTCTATAAACAAACACGCATCAGGTAACTAAACAATACATGCATTAGGCTAGAAAATGAAATAAtcatcaaaattatcaaattgaaaaaggaaaaatagcaaAACCTTTTCGGAATAAGTACAAGGAACACAAGGACCAGACGGAGAACAATCGTAAGTGATATTTGTACCAATAGGCGTCTCTTTAAAGCTCATCAGATGTCTCCGTCCTATTGATACGATGCCTTCTTCTCTTTGTTCCGTAGAGATCTCATCGAGACCTACGGAtggatttggagaagaagaaactaAAAGGAAGATGAAGAGGAGAATCGCCGGCGAAAATGGAGAATCCATTGAATCGATCGATTGTGTCTCCGTTTTTCTCACCGCCGATCAAGTTTGATTTTGGAGGTTTCTGAATTAATTCGTGGATCTCCTCTAATTTTCCGTATATTGTATAACTAACCCCTATAGTTCGTTTTATACCTATTCAGATCCTCAATGTCTCTTTTATCGTCCCTCAACCCCCATGCGGGTgtatttttatggaaaaatttcacataagaacaaCTGGACcccctacttttcaattttatagcccatattttaatttacaatcaactagcccaaaaataataggttaaaattcAACATCCAACTCTAATAAGTTCTCGAAattactatttattttttaaaaaagattgctcaagcttttaaattaatttttgaatcaATAACtatgactcaaatattagttccaCAAACCAAATCCAACTGGATgatgaaaattagatttttaacaagcttaaaaaTGTGGATTTAAATTCCATATTtgattttgtgaaaaatttggagtaagtgttatttagacttgttagaaatagtataaggagattgtatataaaatttgaagtcatttaatggagatttggactggtatTGAATAAGAACTACAACTGAAAATtgtggaagaagttcgtctatAGATGCTTGTATAAATGTGTATAATAGTGgataagatgtgtttatacactcatatatactattatacaagattatacataattatacaaaaaaactgacttcatcttcttccttgcgtcttttctgaaatttaactcaaatcgcACTCAAATCTGTTCCAaataacttcaaatttaaattttgaactccttttgatattttcaatcaattggaacaacacccaatccagacaactaacaaactcaaaaaaaatcCTATTTTCGAAAGCAAAACTTTGAATGaccttcaatggtggacttctacttTTCAATTTCTCACATTGCAACCAGGTGACACAAGGGGAGAAGCAGAAAATATATGGCCCCTTGAAGCTTATGTAGAAGATGTTAGAAGAAGAGAGAGTAAAAGCAATAGTTGTGAGAACACAAATTTAGCTCCATTGCTTTTAGAACAATGGTTGTAAGAACAAGGTAATCATAGGAAGAGAGAGGAAggtggaatttttacctcctatagcaaaggttaacaccttatttattttaaataaatatcattttaaaaaattatattctatagataccttttaaagtttatagcaaaatatttaattttggttacctcctagccctaagccactaaatacgctaatcagttacactattttctttctctctctactttgatacatctcatTCTCTTCCCCTATCCCATCAAAATTTTCGATCTCCTACTCCTTCCACCGGATTTGTGCAAAGCCCACTTCAGAAATTGCTCCGGCTCCCGCATCCGACGACTGCAACGGCATATTCCTACAGTACGTTTTCACTTCTGAATCCAAAATCAAACCCTCCGACCCTAAAAATCAACCCTACAAGGACTGCAACAACATTTTGATTGTTTTCGGAaaattttgattttgataaacTCCAAGGCTGTGATTTCTGATGTGTAATTTCGGTCATTGCTGAAGACTCTATAGATTCTTCTTCCTCCATATGGAATATTAAACCATAAACCCTTCCATGCAATTACAATTGCAGAAGATCTTCCTTGCTTGCCTTCAAGAACTTCGAACCATTGAACATTATTAAGGACTGTGAACTTCTCTTTGATAGCGTCCTTAAGAGAGAGCCAGATTCTTCATCCTTACGTTAGAATTACAATTGCAGAACATTATCacgctgtattttcatgtatttcattgtatttattgtctttttttttccatTGTAATTTAATATATCttgttgtattctatgtattttattgtattcactgtctttttctctcattgtatttcaatgtatccgcgctatattatatgtatttcattgtattcactgtctcgctatatgccatgaatgcattcatatatttttttaattaatataatttatgtatttagatgttgggtatttttcggttgagaatctttttttaactgaaaatacaaaatttgtgtgttataattgagtttgttcagttatattaggagtatattatgttaattgattcactttccgttttaaaaataATGTAATCTCCTATTTCacgtcgtgaatacagtcgaatacagttgaatacaataatctgtccatctgtaatcccatgttttattccatgaatacagtcgaatacactcgaatacaacaactgattaactggacttccctgattcacgcctatttttgctactgtattcatgaaacaatagcttaaatacatcaaatacattttataaccacagaaaatgtatctataatccgtaatatagcaaatgatatctatagATGGTTAATTACTACTAAaggatagtgctttatgaaaatttcccttcaaaatatatacaatatggGCTATGTTAGGTAAATCTTAAAAACATgggccattttttgttatggtgtgaagtcacttgtattttcttgtaattctttctatttttatgAATTACTTTAGGGTTGTCTAAGGGGAGGGTACTGGTTCTTAAGGGTTAAGGGTACGGGGACGATAAGGGTAAGGGGAGGGTTCCCTAAGGATACTTTTTAAGGGGATTTAAGGGTACGGGGTAAGGGTCCTTTACTGGTACCCTACTAGTACTCCTACTGGTCCTAAGGGTGGGTACTTAAGGGTGCGGTACCGATACTTAGgggtaattttaaattaaaataaaaatttatataaaaacacaAGCAAATTTTTAATGgatgaaaaaaaattcaatattttatttcaatacttattaaaataaaattataatctaCGAAATTTTTCAATAACTTATATTGGTTCTTTGCTTGAAATTAATAGTACTTGTTTTTCTGCGTCCCTGCTGTCTCCGGTAGTATTTCACTATAGGCATCGTCGtcttcttaaattatttttggaAGGCCAAAGTTTGTTCTCTTCCAATATTTCAGCAAATCTTCATTTCCTTTACTATCACAAACATTATTTCTAACTGTTATTctaggaaaaccttgaaaagcgGGATTATACGTTTCTTGCACGTTG contains:
- the LOC107768235 gene encoding uncharacterized protein LOC107768235, which produces MDSPFSPAILLFIFLLVSSSPNPSVGLDEISTEQREEGIVSIGRRHLMSFKETPIGTNITYDCSPSGPCVPCTYSEKNDEKYRCSETGYRIPFKCVEIKASSKEVNSNKGNKNRSALEDTYAAVRLHVMKHNGQALTSSVRERNLLDDSSTSKSGSHAYVTYRSCVLSVNEEKLSVLGFEVLMLGLLIVSGSTIYFRKRRAAAAPGAGPVRLPNNSRF